One window of Leifsonia sp. AK011 genomic DNA carries:
- a CDS encoding alpha/beta hydrolase, with amino-acid sequence MQTRTVAVAAFAATALLVLSGCSLIPSPDPVAEPVNSSTGEDVAPELEEFYHQSVRWEPCVIGRECATVSAPLDWENPADGSIELAVIRSIAGEPDDRVGSLLVNPGGPGGSGWDYVAAANFPGISDRFDIVGWDPRGVGRSTPVTCYTNATDRDESLYGRYDNDYGTPGWIDELTASSEEYAAACEAQTGELLSHVDTSSTARDLDMLRAVLGDEKLNYLGYSYGTRIGATYAELYPEKVGRMVLDGAIDPLLSDFDMLKAQMVGFERAFSNYLEFCFERDDCPFTGTVDEAKAQAEALIESAGTAGLTAPDGRVLDEATIGTAIAANLYSKGSWQDMSGMFVDLKADDPITTFVAADRYNSRNPDGSYSGNSVDVYQAVTCADGDFADDAASTLDRVAEIDAAAPTIGRFFTYDDFAVLDVLCSNWPVPTVDQPASYEAEGSPTILVIGTSNDPATPYAWAESLAGQLSKGFLVSYEGEGHTIYNQGVRCIDDAVDVFFNTGTVPPKDPKCEDPNIPVEYN; translated from the coding sequence ATGCAGACCCGTACCGTCGCGGTGGCAGCGTTCGCCGCTACTGCACTCCTCGTCCTCTCCGGTTGCAGTCTGATCCCCTCTCCGGATCCTGTCGCCGAGCCGGTGAACTCGAGTACCGGTGAGGATGTCGCTCCCGAGCTGGAGGAGTTCTACCACCAGTCGGTGCGCTGGGAACCGTGCGTCATCGGGCGAGAGTGCGCGACCGTCTCCGCTCCGCTCGACTGGGAGAACCCCGCTGACGGGTCCATCGAACTCGCGGTCATCCGCAGCATCGCCGGCGAGCCGGACGACCGCGTTGGCTCCCTGCTCGTCAACCCGGGTGGTCCAGGTGGCTCCGGCTGGGACTACGTCGCCGCCGCGAACTTTCCCGGTATCTCCGACCGTTTCGACATCGTCGGCTGGGATCCCCGCGGTGTCGGTCGTTCGACCCCCGTGACCTGCTACACGAATGCCACCGACCGCGATGAGTCGCTCTACGGCAGGTACGACAACGACTACGGCACGCCCGGGTGGATCGACGAACTGACCGCGAGCAGCGAGGAGTACGCCGCCGCCTGTGAAGCACAGACCGGCGAACTCCTCTCCCACGTGGACACCTCGAGCACGGCACGTGACCTCGATATGCTGCGTGCGGTCCTCGGTGACGAGAAGCTCAACTACCTCGGATACTCGTACGGCACCCGGATCGGCGCGACCTACGCGGAGCTCTATCCGGAGAAGGTCGGCCGCATGGTGCTCGACGGTGCGATCGATCCGCTGCTCAGTGACTTCGACATGCTCAAGGCGCAGATGGTCGGCTTCGAGCGTGCCTTCTCGAACTACCTGGAGTTCTGTTTCGAACGCGACGACTGCCCGTTCACGGGAACCGTGGACGAGGCCAAGGCGCAGGCCGAGGCGCTCATCGAGTCCGCGGGCACCGCGGGTCTCACCGCCCCCGATGGCCGCGTGCTCGACGAGGCAACGATCGGAACGGCGATCGCCGCGAACCTCTACTCCAAGGGCAGTTGGCAGGACATGAGCGGCATGTTCGTCGACCTCAAGGCCGACGACCCGATCACGACCTTCGTGGCCGCGGACCGCTACAACTCGCGCAATCCGGACGGCAGCTACAGCGGCAACTCCGTCGACGTCTACCAGGCGGTCACCTGTGCAGACGGGGACTTCGCGGATGACGCGGCATCCACCCTCGACAGGGTCGCCGAGATCGACGCTGCCGCCCCCACGATCGGGCGCTTCTTCACCTACGACGACTTCGCCGTGCTCGACGTGCTCTGCTCGAACTGGCCGGTGCCGACGGTGGACCAGCCGGCGAGCTACGAGGCCGAGGGTTCGCCGACGATCCTCGTGATCGGCACGAGCAACGACCCCGCGACCCCGTACGCCTGGGCCGAATCACTTGCGGGCCAGCTCTCGAAGGGCTTCCTCGTGAGCTACGAGGGCGAGGGCCACACCATCTACAACCAGGGCGTGCGGTGCATCGATGACGCGGTCGACGTGTTCTTCAACACGGGAACGGTGCCGCCGAAAGACCCGAAGTGCGAGGATCCGAACATCCCCGTCGAATACAACTAG
- a CDS encoding DUF6350 family protein has product MISRPLTAVFAALEALLVLAIGVAIPLTPLTVLWVVQFGFGADWALFWRTAVDTWLIGHGVDVTFTLDPALAASLGLAGADQPFTVTIAALGFALLTALLGVRAGRRIAETRFATLGGIVAAATFAVASLAVAASALDDLARASLVQAAILPVLFFGGGMLVGMNLARRDLGLTPILRVPDALPDVPRALIATSLRGGAAIVALLLAMASVVTTLAILFSYASIITLYESLHTEVLGGILVTVAQLALVPTIVVWTASWLVGPGFALGTGSLVSPLGTSLGPIPAIPLLGALPSGDSAWGFVGILVPIVAAFLAGAWFGPGIRRRLNGYWVVVAALAMGVVAGIVLGILAWFASGGAGPGRLVDVGPNPWAVGGWAALECAIGAAIGILAAHRLPRRR; this is encoded by the coding sequence GTGATTTCGCGTCCCCTCACCGCAGTCTTTGCCGCCCTCGAGGCACTCCTCGTGCTCGCGATCGGTGTTGCCATCCCGCTCACGCCCCTGACCGTACTGTGGGTGGTGCAGTTCGGCTTCGGCGCCGACTGGGCCCTCTTCTGGCGCACCGCCGTCGATACCTGGCTCATCGGGCATGGCGTGGATGTCACGTTCACCCTCGATCCCGCACTCGCAGCGTCCCTCGGCCTGGCCGGGGCCGACCAACCGTTCACTGTGACGATCGCCGCGCTCGGCTTCGCCCTCCTGACCGCCCTCCTCGGCGTCCGGGCAGGGCGACGCATCGCGGAGACTCGGTTTGCGACGCTCGGCGGGATCGTCGCCGCTGCGACCTTCGCCGTGGCATCCCTCGCGGTCGCGGCATCGGCACTCGACGACCTCGCACGGGCCTCGCTCGTCCAGGCCGCGATCCTTCCCGTGCTCTTCTTCGGTGGCGGGATGCTCGTGGGCATGAACCTCGCCCGCCGTGATCTCGGGCTGACGCCGATCCTGAGGGTGCCGGATGCACTGCCCGACGTTCCTCGGGCACTCATCGCCACGTCGCTCCGCGGTGGTGCGGCGATCGTGGCGCTGCTTCTCGCGATGGCCTCGGTCGTCACCACACTCGCGATCCTCTTCTCCTACGCGAGCATCATCACGCTCTACGAGAGCCTGCACACGGAGGTGCTCGGCGGCATTCTCGTGACGGTGGCGCAGCTCGCCCTCGTCCCGACGATCGTGGTGTGGACGGCGAGCTGGCTGGTCGGACCGGGCTTCGCGCTCGGCACCGGGTCGCTCGTGAGTCCGCTCGGTACGAGCCTCGGCCCGATTCCGGCCATTCCCCTCCTCGGTGCCCTGCCGTCCGGTGACTCGGCGTGGGGCTTCGTCGGGATTCTCGTCCCGATCGTTGCGGCTTTTCTCGCGGGTGCGTGGTTCGGTCCGGGCATCCGTCGGCGGCTCAACGGCTACTGGGTCGTCGTTGCGGCTCTCGCGATGGGTGTCGTTGCCGGCATCGTGCTCGGGATCCTCGCGTGGTTCGCCTCGGGCGGTGCTGGCCCGGGTCGTCTCGTCGACGTTGGCCCGAACCCCTGGGCCGTCGGCGGGTGGGCTGCCCTCGAGTGCGCGATCGGCGCAGCGATCGGTATCCTCGCCGCGCACCGGCTTCCGCGCCGTCGGTAG
- the purN gene encoding phosphoribosylglycinamide formyltransferase codes for MLTLVVLISGGGSNLRALLEASDDAEFPARVVAVGADRPADGFEHAEHFGIPTFSVVRSSFEDRESWGQELLEQIQQWNADLVVLSGFMTLLPAAVVDALSPNLINTHPAYLPEFPGAHAVRDAILAGATETGASVIVVDNGVDTGPIIVQERIPVLPGDTEATLHERIKPVERRLLIQTVRDVAAHPRLLEEL; via the coding sequence GTGCTCACACTCGTAGTCCTCATCTCGGGCGGCGGGTCCAACCTCCGCGCTCTCCTCGAGGCATCGGACGATGCCGAGTTCCCGGCCCGCGTGGTCGCTGTCGGGGCCGATCGCCCGGCGGACGGATTCGAGCACGCCGAACACTTCGGCATCCCGACCTTCTCCGTCGTTCGCTCCTCGTTCGAGGATCGCGAATCGTGGGGCCAGGAGCTGCTCGAGCAGATCCAGCAGTGGAACGCCGACCTCGTCGTGCTGAGCGGGTTCATGACCCTGCTCCCGGCGGCGGTCGTCGATGCCCTCTCGCCAAATCTCATCAACACGCATCCCGCCTATCTCCCCGAGTTCCCGGGAGCGCACGCCGTGCGCGACGCGATCCTTGCGGGGGCGACCGAGACCGGTGCGAGTGTCATCGTGGTCGACAACGGTGTCGATACCGGTCCGATCATCGTGCAGGAGCGGATTCCGGTTCTGCCCGGCGACACCGAAGCCACGCTCCACGAGCGCATCAAGCCCGTTGAGCGACGCCTGCTCATCCAGACCGTGCGCGACGTCGCAGCCCATCCCCGACTTCTTGAGGAGCTCTAG
- the purH gene encoding bifunctional phosphoribosylaminoimidazolecarboxamide formyltransferase/IMP cyclohydrolase, translated as MSGPTHDPASYRERDVIPIRRALVSTSDKSGLVELATALVGAGVEIVSTGSTAATIRDAGLPVTEVAEVTGFPESLDGRVRTLHPSIHAGLLADLRLESHERELDALGIQPFELVISNLYPFVQTVASGASTADVIEQIDIGGPALVRASAKNHANVAIVTSPDSYPQVLKALTLGGTTLAQRQRLAGEAFAHTAAYDAAVAAYFAAEVGIKPPQSTHPGTVRYEFTLAHELRYGENSHQEAALYLDPAGHGIAQATQLQGKEMSYNNYVDADAALRAAYDFDQPAVAIIKHANPCGIAIADTIAEAHALAHACDPVSAYGGVIAANRAITREAAESIKDIFTEVIVAPSFDEGALEVLAAKKNLRLLQLPRGYSRGTSELRPISGGALVQTADTYEDFDSSTWQLVAGDAADDATRADLEFAWRAVRSVKSNAILLAHDGASVGVGMGQVNRVDSCRLAVSRAGERAAGSVAASDAFFPFADGLEILLEGGVRAVVQPGGSIRDEEVIAAAQAAGVTMYFTGERHFFH; from the coding sequence GTGTCCGGCCCCACCCACGATCCCGCCAGCTACCGCGAACGCGACGTCATCCCGATCCGCCGGGCGCTCGTCTCCACGAGCGACAAGTCCGGGCTCGTCGAGCTTGCGACCGCCCTCGTGGGTGCAGGCGTCGAGATCGTCTCCACGGGATCGACCGCAGCGACGATTCGGGATGCAGGGCTCCCCGTCACCGAGGTGGCCGAGGTCACCGGGTTCCCGGAGTCCCTCGACGGACGCGTCCGCACTCTCCACCCCTCGATCCACGCAGGGCTCCTCGCCGATCTGCGCCTCGAGTCGCACGAGAGGGAACTCGACGCTCTCGGCATCCAGCCCTTCGAGCTCGTGATCTCCAACCTGTACCCGTTCGTGCAGACCGTGGCATCCGGTGCGTCCACGGCTGATGTGATCGAGCAGATCGACATCGGGGGCCCCGCGCTCGTGCGTGCCTCGGCCAAGAACCACGCGAACGTGGCCATCGTCACCTCGCCGGACAGCTACCCGCAGGTGCTCAAGGCGCTCACGCTCGGCGGCACGACCCTCGCCCAGCGCCAGCGTCTGGCCGGGGAGGCGTTCGCCCACACGGCAGCGTATGACGCTGCGGTCGCCGCCTACTTCGCGGCGGAGGTGGGTATCAAGCCGCCCCAGTCGACTCACCCCGGCACTGTGCGCTACGAGTTCACCCTCGCGCACGAGCTGCGCTACGGGGAGAACTCCCACCAGGAGGCCGCGCTCTACCTCGACCCGGCAGGACACGGCATCGCCCAGGCGACGCAGCTGCAGGGCAAGGAGATGTCGTACAACAACTACGTCGACGCGGATGCCGCGCTGCGTGCCGCCTACGACTTCGACCAGCCGGCCGTCGCGATCATCAAGCACGCCAACCCGTGCGGCATCGCCATCGCGGACACGATCGCCGAGGCTCACGCACTCGCGCACGCCTGCGACCCCGTTTCGGCCTACGGCGGGGTGATCGCTGCCAACCGCGCCATCACGCGCGAGGCCGCCGAGTCGATCAAGGACATCTTCACCGAGGTCATCGTCGCGCCGAGCTTCGACGAGGGGGCGCTCGAGGTGCTGGCGGCGAAGAAGAACCTGCGCCTCCTCCAGCTGCCGAGAGGCTACTCGCGAGGCACGAGCGAGCTCCGCCCGATCTCGGGTGGTGCCCTCGTGCAGACCGCGGACACCTACGAGGACTTCGACTCGTCCACGTGGCAGCTCGTCGCCGGGGATGCCGCGGACGACGCCACCCGTGCGGACCTCGAGTTCGCGTGGCGGGCAGTTCGGTCGGTCAAGTCGAACGCGATCCTGCTCGCCCACGACGGTGCATCCGTGGGGGTCGGCATGGGTCAGGTCAACCGGGTGGACTCGTGCAGGCTCGCCGTGTCGCGGGCGGGGGAGCGTGCCGCGGGGTCGGTTGCGGCATCCGATGCGTTCTTCCCGTTCGCCGATGGTCTCGAGATCCTGCTGGAGGGTGGCGTGCGGGCGGTCGTGCAGCCCGGCGGGTCGATCCGCGACGAGGAGGTCATCGCCGCTGCGCAGGCCGCCGGCGTGACGATGTACTTCACGGGGGAGCGGCACTTCTTCCACTAG
- a CDS encoding metallophosphoesterase family protein, with protein MSLARILAAVTATTLVATSALFGATAAGAAPLAPQSVNAADPTPERVVLTPPQDPSTAQSFTWRTGADVEAGTVWIRKVGTTEWRTAAARANERLLTGGIETRTHSVTIGELTPNTEYEYQVGTDSAKSAIYRFTTAGAAGDPFTFIYFGDAQNDLAAKWSPVVDQAYAKYPDAVGTVNAGDLINNADKDTEWTDWFGAMDGHSQTSNVIAAPGNHEYSGDSFLKAWKSNFEYDANGPKWDGNTGTTDAQKQEAAYRAQMEIALRETAYYTDYQGVRFISLNASRSQAIALMTPEVLPPCLIGCPNPTDLWLQMQGEWLDSILENNPNQWAVAVFHQPVFSTAVGRDEADVRAAWLPVFQRNDIDLVLMGHDHTYARGYVNADATATPGITTGPVYAVSVSGPKYYDQQPVDNNVWTQNGATQVMRAGYTSTFQGITVSGNTLRYESIVAAKWGSGAEESTTDVPIGGTLDSFTITKYDGGTKYVTEDGVAIPGPGEGPDPVDPGTPTTPEEPAGTPAEVALGFQKVGNVASTLSGPSALDEARGILWVSDATPDSVGRVNGISVATGEIVDHFDVGGPVIDMSYDVQLSGVVAAYKTSNGKTAANGYSTAAGSVGAPLLDDPIVLPYAITGIGIDAGSGVVYFSLAVGAILAVNAEEGDIVGQYPVGAGVGRMRVDAATGNLYVLFTGQSSSELRILAGRSAMANLGSYTLEPGAAGVSVDPKAGLAIVGHASGGFTAVDVLGATATRYANADFGTGVTSVSTESAKGLIYVTTPTGIVTVGREQAPRITQSPERATIAATGTTTLAAEAWAVPAAAVQWELRKPGSTVWETVAGATERTLDVTGLSTGVQYRAVFSNEIGGEEYSTVSATATIWSTVPTEQPQPITPTSTNKGDGITATVTGGLITVSLGEEWEGAWIGSIIHSDPAFLGWRVVTDGTVVIPVLAGMTGEHRVALHDANGEMIGWAAVSIPTPSGETPPNQQGPGTQALASTGLSIDGGLVLAVILLAAGAIVIVRRRMTRA; from the coding sequence ATGTCTCTTGCACGCATTCTTGCTGCGGTCACGGCGACGACGCTCGTCGCGACCTCCGCGCTCTTCGGCGCCACAGCGGCCGGTGCCGCCCCGCTCGCGCCCCAGTCGGTGAACGCCGCCGACCCCACTCCCGAACGCGTCGTTCTCACGCCGCCCCAGGACCCCTCGACGGCGCAGTCGTTCACCTGGCGTACCGGCGCCGACGTCGAGGCCGGCACGGTGTGGATCCGCAAGGTCGGCACCACGGAGTGGCGCACGGCGGCGGCCCGCGCCAACGAGCGCCTGCTGACCGGTGGAATCGAGACGCGCACGCACTCCGTGACCATCGGTGAGCTCACGCCCAACACCGAGTACGAGTACCAGGTGGGGACCGACTCGGCGAAGTCGGCGATCTACCGCTTCACCACGGCAGGGGCGGCGGGCGACCCGTTCACCTTCATCTACTTCGGTGACGCACAGAACGACCTCGCGGCGAAGTGGAGCCCCGTCGTCGACCAGGCCTACGCGAAGTACCCGGATGCCGTCGGCACGGTCAACGCGGGAGACCTCATCAACAACGCCGACAAGGACACCGAGTGGACCGACTGGTTCGGCGCGATGGACGGGCACAGCCAGACCTCCAACGTGATCGCGGCCCCCGGTAACCACGAGTACAGCGGCGACTCGTTCCTCAAGGCCTGGAAGTCGAACTTCGAGTACGACGCCAACGGCCCGAAGTGGGACGGCAACACGGGCACGACTGACGCACAGAAGCAGGAGGCGGCCTACCGCGCGCAGATGGAGATCGCCCTGCGCGAGACCGCCTACTACACCGACTACCAGGGCGTGCGCTTCATCTCCCTCAACGCGAGCCGCAGCCAGGCCATCGCGCTCATGACCCCCGAGGTGCTCCCGCCGTGCCTCATCGGTTGCCCCAACCCGACCGACCTGTGGCTGCAGATGCAGGGCGAGTGGCTCGACAGCATCCTCGAGAACAACCCCAACCAGTGGGCGGTTGCCGTCTTCCACCAGCCGGTCTTCTCGACCGCGGTCGGCCGTGATGAGGCCGATGTTCGTGCCGCCTGGCTTCCCGTGTTCCAGCGCAACGACATCGACCTCGTGCTCATGGGCCACGACCACACCTACGCGCGTGGCTACGTGAACGCGGATGCCACGGCAACGCCCGGCATCACGACCGGCCCGGTCTACGCCGTGAGCGTGTCTGGCCCCAAGTACTACGACCAGCAGCCGGTGGACAACAACGTCTGGACCCAGAACGGCGCGACCCAGGTCATGCGCGCGGGTTACACGTCGACCTTCCAGGGCATCACCGTCTCGGGCAACACACTGCGCTACGAGTCGATCGTCGCGGCCAAGTGGGGCAGCGGCGCCGAGGAGTCCACGACGGACGTGCCGATCGGCGGAACGCTCGACTCCTTCACGATCACCAAGTACGACGGCGGCACGAAGTACGTGACCGAGGACGGCGTTGCGATCCCCGGGCCCGGCGAGGGCCCCGACCCGGTCGACCCGGGCACCCCGACGACACCCGAGGAGCCGGCGGGAACCCCGGCCGAGGTGGCCCTGGGCTTCCAGAAGGTGGGGAACGTGGCATCCACGTTGTCCGGTCCGTCAGCGCTCGATGAGGCCCGCGGCATCCTCTGGGTGAGCGACGCGACCCCCGACAGCGTCGGCCGCGTGAACGGCATCAGCGTGGCGACCGGCGAGATCGTCGACCACTTCGACGTGGGCGGCCCCGTGATCGACATGAGCTACGACGTGCAGCTGTCGGGCGTGGTCGCGGCCTACAAGACGAGCAACGGCAAAACCGCCGCGAACGGCTACTCGACGGCGGCGGGCAGCGTGGGCGCCCCCCTGCTCGACGACCCGATCGTGCTGCCCTACGCGATCACCGGCATCGGGATCGACGCGGGCTCCGGAGTCGTCTACTTCTCGCTCGCCGTGGGCGCCATCCTCGCGGTGAACGCCGAGGAGGGCGACATCGTCGGCCAGTACCCGGTGGGTGCCGGAGTGGGGCGGATGCGCGTGGATGCCGCCACCGGAAACCTCTACGTTCTCTTCACCGGCCAGAGTTCGAGCGAGCTGCGCATCCTCGCGGGACGCAGCGCGATGGCGAACCTCGGCAGTTACACGCTCGAGCCCGGTGCTGCTGGCGTCTCGGTCGACCCGAAGGCCGGTCTCGCGATCGTCGGACACGCGTCCGGAGGCTTCACGGCAGTCGACGTGCTCGGCGCGACGGCGACCCGATACGCGAACGCGGACTTCGGTACCGGGGTGACCTCGGTCTCCACCGAGTCGGCGAAGGGCCTCATCTACGTGACGACGCCCACGGGCATCGTCACCGTCGGCCGCGAGCAGGCGCCCCGCATCACCCAGTCGCCGGAGCGTGCGACGATCGCAGCCACCGGCACGACGACGCTTGCGGCTGAGGCGTGGGCGGTCCCGGCGGCCGCTGTGCAGTGGGAGCTGCGCAAGCCCGGTAGCACCGTGTGGGAGACCGTCGCCGGCGCCACCGAGCGGACGCTCGATGTCACGGGCCTGAGCACGGGCGTGCAGTACCGCGCGGTGTTCTCGAACGAGATCGGCGGCGAGGAGTACTCGACGGTCTCCGCGACGGCGACGATCTGGTCGACTGTCCCCACGGAGCAGCCGCAGCCGATCACCCCGACGAGCACCAACAAGGGTGATGGCATCACCGCGACGGTCACGGGTGGCCTCATCACGGTGTCGCTGGGCGAGGAGTGGGAGGGTGCGTGGATCGGCTCGATCATCCACTCCGACCCCGCCTTCCTCGGTTGGCGCGTGGTCACCGACGGCACGGTCGTCATTCCGGTCCTCGCCGGCATGACGGGCGAGCACCGGGTCGCACTGCACGACGCGAACGGCGAGATGATCGGGTGGGCAGCGGTCTCCATCCCGACCCCCTCGGGTGAAACCCCGCCGAACCAGCAGGGACCGGGCACCCAGGCACTCGCCTCGACGGGCCTCTCGATCGACGGCGGCCTCGTGCTCGCCGTGATCCTGCTCGCAGCGGGCGCGATCGTGATCGTCCGTCGCAGGATGACGCGCGCCTAA
- the ddaH gene encoding dimethylargininase, with product MHTPAPSFARRLSASLITGFVTALVVHAAVVLMYFVSNGASGEALVALNNYFLAASLSLAVLLTIAALLGAFRTWWGAAIAGLVGGIAASALGVLYAVVSSGTAWSDQATAFLFTSLAGTSLVFEVGAVVAALTAGRALWKAALSWSRDVPRRIALVRPPSSRLAEGEITHLERVPVDAELAETQWDGYVAALAAEGFEVLDVAAADDHPDSVFIEDTVVIFGDLAVITSPGAESRRGEITDVRETVASLGLRVAEIAEPGTLDGGDVLKVGTTVYVGRGGRTNGEGIRQLRAILSPLGYTVVAVPVKKALHLKSVVTALPDGTVIGYPKLVEHPGVFGRFLAVPEEHGSAVVVLSDDAVLLSSSAPKTATLLADLGYRVVTVDVSEFEKLEGCVTCLSVRIR from the coding sequence ATGCACACCCCAGCCCCCAGTTTCGCCCGCCGGTTGTCCGCGTCCCTCATCACCGGTTTCGTGACCGCGCTGGTGGTCCACGCCGCCGTGGTGTTGATGTACTTCGTCAGCAACGGCGCATCAGGAGAGGCGCTCGTCGCCCTCAACAACTACTTCCTCGCCGCGAGCCTCTCGCTCGCCGTGCTCCTCACGATCGCGGCGCTCCTCGGGGCCTTCCGCACGTGGTGGGGCGCAGCGATCGCCGGTCTCGTCGGCGGCATCGCCGCGAGTGCCCTCGGGGTGCTCTACGCCGTGGTCTCCAGCGGAACCGCCTGGAGTGACCAGGCGACCGCGTTCCTCTTCACGTCCCTCGCCGGTACGAGCCTCGTCTTCGAGGTCGGCGCGGTCGTCGCCGCCCTCACCGCCGGTCGTGCGCTGTGGAAGGCCGCGCTGAGCTGGTCGCGCGACGTGCCCCGCAGGATCGCGCTCGTGCGTCCGCCGTCGTCCCGCCTCGCCGAGGGTGAGATCACCCACCTCGAGCGTGTGCCCGTCGACGCCGAGCTCGCCGAAACCCAGTGGGACGGTTACGTCGCCGCGCTCGCCGCGGAGGGCTTCGAGGTGCTGGATGTCGCGGCAGCCGACGACCACCCCGACTCCGTGTTCATCGAGGACACCGTGGTCATCTTCGGCGACCTCGCCGTGATCACGAGCCCCGGCGCGGAGAGCCGTCGAGGCGAGATCACCGATGTGCGGGAGACCGTGGCATCCCTCGGCCTGCGCGTGGCGGAGATCGCGGAGCCCGGAACGCTCGACGGAGGGGACGTGCTGAAGGTCGGCACGACGGTCTACGTCGGTCGGGGCGGTCGCACGAACGGCGAGGGAATCCGCCAGCTGCGTGCCATCCTGAGCCCCCTCGGCTACACCGTCGTCGCGGTGCCCGTGAAGAAGGCCCTGCACCTCAAGAGCGTCGTCACGGCCCTGCCCGACGGCACCGTGATCGGCTACCCGAAGCTCGTCGAGCACCCGGGAGTCTTCGGTCGGTTCCTCGCGGTTCCCGAGGAGCACGGTTCGGCCGTCGTCGTGCTGTCGGATGACGCGGTGCTCCTGTCGTCGTCGGCGCCCAAGACCGCGACTCTCCTCGCCGACCTCGGCTACCGCGTCGTGACCGTGGACGTGAGCGAGTTCGAGAAGCTCGAGGGCTGCGTGACCTGCCTCTCGGTGCGCATCCGCTAA
- a CDS encoding MGMT family protein produces the protein MTAAPSDDFVSLVLEVVADIPEGCVMTYGDVAAAIGSRAARAVGTVMSHYGSDVPWWRVVRASGHPAIDHETRALQHYRAEGTPLLWTRTGSWRVDLATARHVPTA, from the coding sequence ATGACGGCGGCCCCGAGCGACGACTTCGTCAGCCTCGTGCTGGAGGTCGTGGCCGACATCCCCGAGGGGTGCGTGATGACCTACGGGGACGTCGCGGCGGCGATCGGGTCCCGGGCCGCCCGGGCGGTCGGCACCGTGATGTCCCACTACGGCAGCGACGTGCCCTGGTGGCGCGTGGTGCGCGCGAGCGGGCATCCGGCCATCGACCACGAGACCCGGGCCCTGCAGCATTATCGCGCCGAGGGAACCCCACTGCTGTGGACTCGCACCGGGTCGTGGCGCGTCGACCTCGCGACGGCGCGGCACGTCCCGACCGCGTAA
- a CDS encoding GNAT family N-acetyltransferase: MGELRLEELSASTIVAANNLTLRRGQEQFVTPPSYAIADSFLNPATSWPRVVLDGDTVVGFIRGNFDPEATTEEFRSCVWRVSVGAENQGKGIGSFAVRGLAEEAKSRGFTELTALWEPGDDGPEEFFLHLGFVITGETQYGENIGTLTL, from the coding sequence ATGGGCGAACTCAGGCTGGAAGAACTGTCCGCGAGCACGATCGTTGCAGCGAACAACCTCACACTCCGGCGCGGGCAGGAGCAGTTCGTCACGCCGCCGTCGTACGCGATCGCCGACAGCTTCCTGAACCCGGCCACCTCGTGGCCGCGCGTCGTGCTGGACGGTGACACTGTTGTCGGCTTCATCCGGGGCAACTTCGACCCCGAGGCGACAACCGAGGAGTTCCGCAGCTGCGTGTGGCGTGTGTCCGTCGGTGCCGAGAACCAGGGCAAGGGCATCGGCTCCTTCGCCGTTCGGGGGCTCGCCGAGGAGGCCAAGAGCCGTGGCTTCACGGAGCTCACCGCCCTCTGGGAGCCCGGCGATGATGGCCCGGAGGAGTTCTTCCTCCACCTCGGCTTCGTCATCACGGGCGAGACCCAGTACGGCGAGAACATCGGCACGCTGACCCTCTAG